In the genome of Lactobacillus intestinalis, the window AGATGATAACAGCGTTGAAAAAGATGATCGCTTTTGGACCAATTATTTCAAGGGGATGTTGACATATCTTCGTCAAAGAAAAGATGGTAACAAGATTGATCATGGTTTTAACTTATACATCAAGGCAACTCTTCCATCTGGTTCAGGTCTTTCTTCATCAGCTGCGATTGAAATGTTGATGGGAATCATTCTAAAAGATGAATTCTATTTAGATGTGGACCGTGTAACTTTGGCTAAGCTTGGTCAAAAAACTGAAAATGAATTTGTCGGTTTAAATTCAGGAATTATGGATCAATTTGCCTGCATTATGGGTAAAAAAGATAGTGCAATTTTCTTAGATTGCAACACGATGGAATATGAATATAAGCCATTGAAGCTCGGTGATTATGAAATCGTGATTATGTCGACTAACAAGGAACATACCTTAGCTGATTCAGCTTACAATGATCGCGTTCAAGAATGTCACGATGCTTTAAAGAAGTTGCAAACTAAGCTTGATATTAAGAGTTTAGGCGAAATTGATAGCGATACTTTTGATGAATACTCTTATCTTATTAATGATGAGACGGAGTTGAAGCGTGCGCGTCACGCAGTCAATGAAAATCAAAGAACCCTTCGTGCTACTCAAGCGATGGAAGATAACGATTTAGAGAAACTCGGTCGTTTAATTGATGCTTCTCACGTTTCTCTTCATTATGATTATGAAGTAACAGGTAAAGAACTTGATACTTTAGCCGAAAGTTCATGGAAACAAGCCGGAGTCCTTGGTGCAAGAATGATCGGCGGCGGCTTTGGTGGTTCAGCAATTGCCATTGTCAAAAAAGATCAAGCTGAGGACTTTAAGAAAGCTGTTGGAAAAATTTATCGTGATACGATTGGCTATGATGCAAGTTTTTACGATGCAGAAATTGTTGATGGTACTAAGAAGATTTAAAGGAGTAGGCAAAAATAATGGATTTATTTGAAAAATTTGCAGATGAAGTAATTGAACATGGAAGCTACAAGGAGCTGGATCGTGTTTATATCATCAATAAAGTTAAGGCTTTGGTTGGTGATGATGATGCCGAAGTAGAAGGGAACAAGCCCGTCGTTAAGCAATTGGTTGATTTAGCCGTTAAGCGTGAAAAGATTCCTGATGATATTACTTCAAGAGAAG includes:
- a CDS encoding galactokinase, producing the protein MDKTELLNAYQDVYGEEGKDVFFSPGRINVIGEHTDYNGGHVFPAAISLGVYGVYGPREDKKVRLYSGNIDGDVVEFDLDDNSVEKDDRFWTNYFKGMLTYLRQRKDGNKIDHGFNLYIKATLPSGSGLSSSAAIEMLMGIILKDEFYLDVDRVTLAKLGQKTENEFVGLNSGIMDQFACIMGKKDSAIFLDCNTMEYEYKPLKLGDYEIVIMSTNKEHTLADSAYNDRVQECHDALKKLQTKLDIKSLGEIDSDTFDEYSYLINDETELKRARHAVNENQRTLRATQAMEDNDLEKLGRLIDASHVSLHYDYEVTGKELDTLAESSWKQAGVLGARMIGGGFGGSAIAIVKKDQAEDFKKAVGKIYRDTIGYDASFYDAEIVDGTKKI